gtcgacccagggaagctaaacgaacgcaccctgtattgAACTGTGAATTCGAAATCAGAAATCCAtcctctaaagaattcctgagattcaCAGAACACAGGGAACACGCTATAATGAGAGGTACACCATGCTCACATATCGAGCACCAAATAATCTAAAAACGGGTCCATGAGTCCAGTTTGTATTAAACCAAAAAATTTACTTACGGCATTTTAACTCAAGAATAGCAATGCTTTATCTCTATTTAATAAAGACCGGCTTATaattcctgtgaatgcgaatgcgatacgaattttgacgtcacagggctatttttgcagcgaatgtttcgcacgGGTTGAGTTCAATGTgatttaagcccggttcatacttcctgcgaatgcgaatgcgatgcgaatttgatgtgaatttgacgtcacagctcctctttcgctgcgatatgaacacccagcagggtggatatgtgcgcattacaagtcttattattattattattattatttgatattcgcaagagagttgaacacaactcaactcagtgTGAATTTCGTTTCGAAATTGTGACGCATTCGGATTCGCAACATTTTAACTAAAGAATAACTTAATctctgttgccttggatctgtcgagttggtctttgaaaagcgttctgttaccatttcttataaaatcggtatggttagaaagatgtcgtaaaagtagaatacaatgatctacacaaatatgccttgaaattgcgtggttttcgttttacatcgtcgacaaacacggtcggccatttttgggagtcaaacatttgactcccaaaaatggccgaccgtgttagttcgcgacgtaaaatgaaaaccgtgcaattttgagtgataattgtgtggatcattatattctacttttaaaacatctttctaaccatatgcattttataaaaaacggtttcaaaagcttttcatagaccaactcgtccgatccaaggcaacgtgttcctttaatctgaCTGTCTTGTGCACGACTAATGTACAATGACAATAATGAATGTAATAGTGTTTTAATATGGGTAACCGATGGGCAATGTATGAAGGACTGACCTTACATGTGAAATGTCTCACCTTGTTTCCTGACGTGCAAAAATCGATGCGCCTCATTTCCGTCTTCGGATGATTCTATCACTTGATGATTCTTAGTCAATTCCTGAAGGACATAATATCCACAAGAGGAATAAGGGACAAACAACATTGATTTGGTACCAcgcttaaatgcagtggacactattgttaattactcaaaatacttgttagcataaaaactttacttggtaacgagcgatgggagctgttgatataacacttagtgagaaacggctccctctgaagtaacgtagttttttagaaagaggtaatttctcactcaagaagactttaggcctgataAGGGCCAATGTATTTTttaggcatcttaaagcacacacattcgtgcATCAAGGGTGATCAATTGAgaccaaatttgcacaggtttgttattaatgcacatgttgggatacacaagtTAGAATGctgtggtctttgacattagtggccagtgccttttagAAAACGAATACaacctttgaaatgaaattttcaaaggtttatgATCAAACGGATCCAAAAAAACCAAAGGGTATGTTTTGCTTTTAACATGGGTGGTTTGAATTTTAAGAACAAATTATCTGGAATAACAAAATATGTCAGCGTATAGACTTTATCGTATAGATTTCATACCCTTTGATTTGCACTGCGCTTGGTATATCAAATATTTAGAACAATGTGGAAACATAATTGGGGGATAACTCTTATCCAATGATTTAAAATCAGTTAAAGAAATGTTTACCTTTTCTAGGTGTGTGGACGGTAATCATGAGAAGTCTTCACATGAACCAGTTTGAGGAGTGCACCTCTTGTTGCTCTCAGCAAACGGTTCTTGTAGTTGCACCTTTTCAGCGGCCAAAATCATGTGCAGTCATCACATGTAAGAAGAACAATGTCGAGGTCTACCGCTTGTTGCATGCAGCAAACGTAGTTCTTGTTGTTGCACTTTGGCCAGCAGCCATGTAAATTTTTGAATGGAATCCACGTTCTCCCTGGAGTCGATGATCACTCAAGCGAGCCAGGAATAATTAATCAACTATTTCTAAGTTGAAAGAAGATTTTGACATCCTTTGAAACAATTTTGGAGTAGCTCTTATACACAAATGCGATACCACGCTTTACAATACCAGTGTACTATAAAGGCCTAATGGTTTGATGGCGAATACAAGCATTATGTTTGCAACACAACCGACTAAGGATTGGAGTTAGGCCCCCAAACGAGCTACGCATAGGCTCCAATAGCCGTTTTTAAAAGGATAAAGTTCAAGTCCCAACCATTGTTGTTTagtgtggtttttgttttgtgctagGCAACAGCGTATAGAGACTAGGCTTCATAAATGCACAGTGCAGCCCTATTTTGGGTATTAAAAATGAttcaactaaaaaaataaaaaatctcaaGGGGTTTTATGTTTGATCGACTGGCTTTTACAATTTTACATTATGAGAtataatttgttgtgtttttttattgagaAAACTATGACTGATTAATTTGGTCACGTGGTATAAGTCAGAATTACACCACTTTATTGACAAGTGTGACATAGGCCTACAGCATCGTTGTATATTAGAATAAAACACGTTGAGTTGGCCAACATACAAAGTAAATCTTCGGGCGACGACGAGATATTCAGAATAAGAAAGAGCAACCCCTATTTTAATGGAAAACGGCTTTATCGCAACAAAAACAAGCCAGAACTAAAACGTGTACAGTAACAATGTTGCTTTGGGACAATTCTTGTTCACAAACAATTTATTAAGAAATTATTACTGCACGTAAAGGGCACAATTGTGGTAAGCATTAAATTCTAGTAAAACGAATTCTGACAAAATGAATGACTGCAAATAAACGATATTTATTACTTTCTATAAATATGAGATTCTGCTCTATAAATCAAAGCTTAAAAACACAAAGTCACATTATTTACACCAAAGAGAGAGATTGTGGGAGAACATAGCTAATCTCTATTTACAATAATACAATTAGTCTtaatttggtaactactcaaaacaaatattaacttaaaaactgactttgtaacgagcattggagagctgttgatggtgtaaaacattgttagaaacggctccctctgaagtagcatagattttgagaaagaggtaattctcactataaataataaaagacttctagctagaagtcttttaatcctatctgaaagcacacaattcgtacaacaagggtgttttttttctgtcttcattttctcgcaactccgatgaccatttgagctcaaattttcacagctttgttattttatgcttatgttgggatacaccaagtgaggagactggtctttgacaactaccaaaggtgtaccttctctttaagcTATACGGCCTGTAATAAAGGTAACATCATACTTTTATGACCCCATCAaaatattgtgtaattttttttacgaAAGGCTACTTGTattctaaggccgtgtccaaattggcggctacCGGGGCCTATATAGGAGCACGTTCGGGTGACGACTTAACTTGACTAGACCAACCAGACTTACCAGTTATGAATATGCTCGATTGCCTTGAAACGTATCGAAAAACCGGCATGGAAGGAGGTTTTTAGGTGAAAATGgcccatgacctttgacctcaggtCAAGGTCACTAAACGTCAACAGAAAAAATGGCAACATCAATTTTTTGGTTCTTTGGACTCATAAGAATGCCTTTATAATGGTTGCCATAAATTAACATGAAACTATCACGGGAGtacattaccccccccccactagAAACATGTATTCAACTAAAACTTTAACCGGTTTTTTTTAGTgtataatgttcctttataCTTTTGTCTATAAATAACCACTACGTCGACTAAACCAAAACGACGACCCAACCTTTAAAGGCGATGTAAACTTAAATGTGCCGTTTGCAACCGTTCGACTGTTTACACATTACATTAAaaccattgaacactttcggaacagaaaacaaataaaaagttcacagatttacaaataacttacagggtttacagaaggtaatggtgaaagacttctcttgaaatattattccatgaaatgctttactttttgagaaaacattaaaaaaatatcaattctcgaaaaacacggcgaaacgtgcggaaacaagagtgggttttcccgttattttctcccgactccgatgaccgattgagcctaaattttcacaggtttgttattttatatataagttgtgatacacgacgtgtgggccttggacaaaactgtttaccgaaagtgtccaatggctttaaactgcaaaatatttatttaaaaatggtcGTTTTTTTTGCTATCGCCAAAAATCCGGAACGGAtaatgcgccttatttttgaccgcgcgagggcgctataaatagtatttttatcacttccagagaccttttcgcaaatacttggGCGCGCGTgttaagcttggaattaggtgcattgtggtctagctggtatccaaatttgatccatatctatcccacaatgcacctcattcaacagtctgcgcttgcgcattggtatttgcgataaggtctaggggtatacgcgattcgccctgcacaaattaataggcgttctgtcattttgtttcaatttgctttagaggtggattttaacggctcctttaaaagtcttattgtccatgatggattagatgtctgtggtgttccaatgtgttccaatctttattaactgttttgggtatgaatgacccccggaagtgattgagagcgccctcccgcggtcaaaaatatggcccattgtcGACACAGGATTAACAATCCCAAGAGggggaatacacaatctaaagATAATTTACTGCGGATACGCTTCTtgctaaaagacactggacactattggtagtaattgtcaaagactagccttcactgttggtgtatctcaacatatgcataaaataacaaacctgtgaaaatttgatctcaatcggtcgtcgaagttgcgagataatcatcaaagaaaaaaaaacattgtcacaagaagttgtgtgctttcagatgcttgatttcgagacctcaaattctaaatctgaggtctcgaaatcaaattcgtggaaaattacttctttctcgaaaactacaatactttagagggagccgtttcgcacaatgttttatactaccaaaagctCCCAATCACTCGTTACCCGGTAAGgatttgtgctaataattattttgagttattaccaatagtgtccactgcctttaacaactgaTGTACGCAACCACATTACGTTGAAGTGAACCAATTCTGTATACtatatcaaaagctgctgtacgTGTTTAACCAAACGTTTGTATTGAAATTAGttttcaagagtgattacaTAACGTACGCATTCCACGTACGTACTCCCTTCAAGGAGAACGCATGTTTTCCAATCAGTATTTGTTATAACTTAATTTAATGCATTTTGTATAATGAGGTGTCTAAAACTCACTACTTTTTTCTTGTCCGTATTAATTACAATCCGTCACAGCACTTTACACACAAAACAACTTTCAGTACAACACGTTCAAGTACTAAGTGTACTTCTTGTTTACTTATTCACCGAAGTTTATACCAGAAGGTATCTGCTTCTGCATTGATATATTTTCTTCGTGTGACATCACTACGTTTAGTTCATGTTTACGTATTAACCGCTATATCAATTCTGTAAAGGAGAATGGACgacaaaatgtatattttgtgaGTACGAGCCGAAGGAACGAATCTACCCTAATGAAATGATATGAATCCAATGAAAtaattggttctgaaaagcaagtagcTGTCTTTATCAttacggataaagacaggggacccgTATGGGAAATGCAGAGAGCgcaaaacagtaattttatgaCGATATTATTATGAGGCAACGAAGGCGCCTTGCATGGGATttggacttgaatcaagtctagcatATCGTACAGGCACACTATCGCACTTTCAAGTAGGTCTGCATGAGGCAGTAGTTATGCCCGTGCAACGAGGACCACACTGCAGACACGGCGGTTTCCCCAGTCGAGCCCCCAACGACGTACTTGCCGTTGAGGTTGGAATGATGGCACGAGTTGAACCACCAGGCTCCGTGGTAGGTCGATGCACAGTTACTTCCCGAGTTGTCCCCGTCGTAGTCGTACGTTGAAAACATGTTGTTGTGATGATAACTGAGGGAGTCTCCAGCGTTTCCACTGTAACTCCAGAAGAATCCACGGTACCtgtgtaagaaaaaaaataaaataaaaaaattatcaaacagCAATGAAAACCCCCATAAATTATTGTTAACTTgttccatagaccttatcgcaaataccaatgcgcaagcgcagactgttgaatgaggtgcattgtgggatatatatggatcaaatttggataccagctagaccacaatgcacctaattccaagctttacgcgcgcgccccggtatttgcgaaaaggtctatgacgtGAATTTGGTTCACATACGCCCTCACACGGCGAATTAGAAGAGTGATAACAATCGATTTCGTGCACGTTCGTATGTGCTTATTTCGATTTGTGCAATGCAAATAAGCTGCATACGTGGTGTTTTTCAAGGGTCTCCAAATACTATTTCCTTGCCTTGATAGCGTTTCAGACGTTACTTTTTCCCTTGATAAGTGGTAGGCTACTGGTGTCAACTAATTAAGAAAGTACTGTTCACTTACATATTGTGTTTACGTTCACCCGGCCCACGTTTCACGCTCTAGATCACTGGTCACGGTGATTATGTGCACCTTGCTTTTGCGTGGAGGTTAAAATGCCTTCATGTTGAAAGTTATGTAATAGCCTAATATTTAAGGCACATTCAACGTTGGCTCGTGGTCTGTCTCCTTCAGGTGCGCCACCGAGTCGACGGTGCATTATCCGTTTAGTATTCATCAAATGTATTTTCTAATATCTCCTTTGAGAtgtgttcaaataaaacaaccttTGGTGTGTATTATACGCTTCAAGAAGAAGGAAGTTCAAATTGTTGGGTTTCGATCCCTTGGGCGGCAATggctaaggccgtgtccgaattgacGGCAATGgatacggctacggctgttgctaagtgtgttgctaggaacgtcctatacttcaacgcatgatgacgcggaaatctagccgtagccatagctgtagccgctaattctgACACGGCCTAAGATGGCCAACCCGTCCATAACAAAATTTTAAACTTACCTATCATTCGAATTGTGTACGTAGAACGCGTACTGTGCATAGTACGCCCCATTTGACCAGTCAGTGAGATCTACACGCAGAGTCCTCGTGGTGTAGGCGATCCGATATAACTTCTCCAAGCCTAACCAATACTCGCCGCTGAGGGAGCCAAACCCGTTGACGTAGTCGCTCCATCCACGGTAGAATTCCTGTATAATAATAGAGATTAACAATACGGTTGTAGCTTCAAGGGGAGACTGATTATCTACTTTTCAAGCTCACCAGGCTTCGTGAAATTTGGCCTTGGTGGTAAGCAGCGCCAGTGCCCTAGCAAAATTTGACGCTGGATATCCTGTCCCCtatttggaaaacaaaacatgggctgaaggagaTGGATacaaaaagagggcgctatatataGTTCGCCGTATGCAGAGCCGTATATTGGGAGATTTACGACAATTTGCGATTAGAAACCATTTTGTTCCCCAAGAAACGCACGTGCGAACACGGGGTGCCAGATTAGTTtgcccattgggttgtgctgcatttggagaCCAAAGAAAACTGGCCCCTCCATGTCGCAACTTTCTAAACACAGCTCTGGCCGTATGGGGACATCATCTCTGGGGGGTGGTTGACCAGAATCCCCTTCCACATCCGAACTAGGGCAATTTGTTAGGTAGGGGCACAAGGGGAAATCGAAATGAAAACAAGTGGAGAGATGTAAAAGTTGCAACATTATTAACAAACTAGCAAAGCTTTCATCAGTACACTGCAAAACAttggatttttaaaaataacaacatggCTGTtgacatagaccttatcgcaaataccaatgcgcaagcgcagactgttgaatgaggtgcattgtgggatagatatggatcaaatttgaataccagcaagaccacaatgcacctaattccaagctttacgcgcgcgccccggtatttgcgaaaaggtctatggataCCAACACAGTTTACGCCAAAGGGTGTAACAGTTTCACTTATTTTTGCCAAAATAATTACACAGGTGTTATTCGAGATGTGAATTCTGTCAATATATAAAATTaatatgtatatatttatatgacACCAACCATGGTTCCACttgggagactttgaaacgctgggtggcagtagacttactgggtaaattatTTACATCGTCTACGTAGTTCGGAGCTTGTGCAaattaccgagaacaatagattgacctggtaagtctgctgccacctaccgtCTCAAAGTATCTCCTAATTTAAATCCCAGTTTCAAGTTTACGTACCTCTGAGCCGTCATATCGACGCTGGAACACCGCCCAGCCTCCCCCGTCAGTGTCCATGTCGCAGTAGACATCGAAGGCTGCGCCACTGTCTGGTTTAATTTGCAGCACGCCACTTACGGTATGGCCGTTGTCTTTGTACACCAAACAGGATGAAGCAACTCCGTCATAGGACGTGGCTACCAATCAGATAGAAGAGATTACAGAAGAAAGATGTCAGCACATTGTCTATTTGATAGAGTATAAACAACTTTACATGACGCCGTTCATAAATGAACAGGGGTCAATTTCagaaagagttaggactagtccttggagatatactaattgcatggatagtcctaagttaggacgagtaactggtcctaactcgaaataagactatagtcctaattctttgtgaaatccacccctggcttACATTATGACATTTTTTGTGATACATTCAGCTCCATGGGCTGACTTAGCCCTGCAACTCAACCCAAATCGAGCAATCCAAATAAACAACGGGGCACTGCTTACAGCCATTGTACAAGTATACAGAAGAAGCCCTCTGGAAGCCAAATGATTCATTTCATACAGTAGTAGTTATTGAAACACAAGGCTTTAGATAACTGACGTTCAAATTCTCTGGGAGTTCCGGGATAGCTGGTTAGTGAGGGATGtttcagtgaaaaaaaacaaaacacaaaaaacacacgaAAAAAACAACCGAATGGTAAAAATACAGTTGCCATGCTATTTACAATGGTGTAGGTTGGGATCTTAAAAGTGGTTAGACttttaaagaaatcaaaatCTGCGGAGTACTGAGAGTTTAGTTATAAACATACACCCCTTAAGTCAGCCATGTCAGCATGCAAGGTTAACATGCAGAGTTATAGCAGACAGTGATAACATGATCTCAATACAGATTCGAGAAGGGGCGATAATGTTGCCAGCCTGTATTAGTCCTAGCCTGTATgcgttgtttttgaaagggcaagggcacaaaggcattttctccttggtaaaggacaccctatgaggatATTTTTAATCTTCTACTGgaccatttcaagggcaccaaggaaatgacatgggggggggggcatggaggcatttgCATTTACTTGGTGCacaggggaagaaaaaaaaacactcatgttTTTTGTTCTCAAGACAATCAGTATTATCATAATTCTCGATctatgtgtttttcttttaaggaCATCATAGTTCCAAACATATTTCAAAAGACATAATATTTCCATCTTCATAATAAGTTTCCTTTTTGACTTTGTTTATGACCCATGAGTTTCATTAACATGCAGTACTCACAGAGTGTGCACTGTTCACCATAGAACCCGGTTGCGCATTCACATCGGAACCAGGGTGGATGACAAAACTCCGTACACGATCCCGAGTTGAAACAAACGTCTGTGTCCGAACAGGAATACGTCCGACTATTCTGTTGAGGAAACAAATTCAAGTGTCAAAATTACACATGGGCAACCGTAAAGAACATTTTGAGTAGCTCTCGTATCGAACGAATTTTAACTTTAACCGTTgtggtcttgatgaaatggcggtatataaaacatattggacactattggtaattgtcaaagactagttttcacagttggtgtagctcaacatatgtataaaataacaaacctgtgaaaatttgagctcaattagtcgtcgaagttgcgagaaaataatgaaagaaaaaacgcccttgtcacacgaagttgtgtgctttcagatgtttgatttcgagacctcaaattctaaatctgaggtctcaaaatcaaattcgtggaaaattacttcagctttctctaaaactacattacttcagatggagccgtttctcacaatgttttatactatcaacctctccccattacctgtttccaagtaaggttttatgctaataaatatttaaataaataaatataatataatatataaataaaaaatcaattaaagcATTCCCTGTCTCCTAAACAATTCCTGAAAAATTGTAATGGCTTTTGCAAACTGATTGtggtaaaaatgc
Above is a genomic segment from Asterias rubens chromosome 5, eAstRub1.3, whole genome shotgun sequence containing:
- the LOC117290181 gene encoding microfibril-associated glycoprotein 4-like, which codes for MSTLVGFLLVTAALLIYVDQSSQSCTSNWSYMSRDTADKGKRLAGHLVRNVTGVRSKVECLSFCLRQGSECESINFADKLGICQVNGATRSTHSSDLVDDNDFDYFDPPSSAHWQNSRTYSCSDTDVCFNSGSCTEFCHPPWFRCECATGFYGEQCTLSTSYDGVASSCLVYKDNGHTVSGVLQIKPDSGAAFDVYCDMDTDGGGWAVFQRRYDGSEEFYRGWSDYVNGFGSLSGEYWLGLEKLYRIAYTTRTLRVDLTDWSNGAYYAQYAFYVHNSNDRYRGFFWSYSGNAGDSLSYHHNNMFSTYDYDGDNSGSNCASTYHGAWWFNSCHHSNLNGKYVVGGSTGETAVSAVWSSLHGHNYCLMQTYLKVR